Proteins co-encoded in one Opitutus terrae PB90-1 genomic window:
- a CDS encoding DNA-directed RNA polymerase subunit omega: MRDDYLQSALTVIPDATILINVVSRRVKQLRRGNRPLVVSLEKLSAEDTALREIAEGKISYELGANEESPQAYRRPGATRTPSPAPAAA, from the coding sequence ATGCGAGACGACTACCTGCAGAGCGCCCTCACCGTCATCCCGGATGCGACCATCTTGATCAACGTGGTCTCCCGGCGGGTCAAACAGCTTCGCCGCGGCAATCGCCCGCTCGTCGTATCCTTGGAGAAGCTTTCGGCCGAGGATACGGCCTTGCGCGAAATAGCGGAGGGCAAGATCAGCTACGAGTTGGGCGCGAACGAGGAATCCCCCCAGGCCTATCGTCGGCCGGGGGCGACGCGTACACCATCGCCTGCGCCGGCCGCCGCCTGA
- a CDS encoding DUF2934 domain-containing protein yields MTITNAAPTNIQTTETGPVAPGELLPGLVITDRAAREEVQHLAYGFWEQEGCPSDRALDHWLRAESDVVSPTRHDGQPTRIDG; encoded by the coding sequence ATGACGATAACGAACGCGGCTCCCACGAATATTCAAACGACGGAGACGGGCCCGGTCGCACCGGGTGAGCTTTTGCCTGGTCTGGTGATCACCGACCGAGCGGCTCGGGAGGAGGTCCAGCACCTGGCATACGGGTTTTGGGAGCAGGAGGGCTGTCCGAGCGACCGGGCACTCGACCACTGGCTGCGCGCTGAGTCCGACGTGGTGTCTCCGACCCGCCACGACGGCCAACCCACCCGGATTGACGGCTAA
- the groL gene encoding chaperonin GroEL (60 kDa chaperone family; promotes refolding of misfolded polypeptides especially under stressful conditions; forms two stacked rings of heptamers to form a barrel-shaped 14mer; ends can be capped by GroES; misfolded proteins enter the barrel where they are refolded when GroES binds): protein MPAKQILFDETARRGLLRGIEQLARAVRVTLGPRGRTVVIDKNFGAPTVTKDGVTVANEIELPDACENVGAQMVKEVAAKTSEVAGDGTTTATVLAEAIYKEGLKSVTAGSNPIFLKRGIDLAVEAAVAELARIAKKVSDREEIRQVASISANTDETVGNIIADAMDKVGKDGTITVEEGKSIETTLEVVEGMQFDKGYLSAYFATDPDTMEAVLEDAYVLAHEKKITHLQDLLPLLQAVAKTGRPLLIIAEDVEGEALSTLVINRMRGSLKVCAVKAPGFGDRRRAMLEDIAIVTGGQCITEELGLRLADLTLAGLGRAKRIVVTKDDTTILSGGGKTAGVRARLKQLRREIEETTSDYEREKLQERLAKLAGGIAVIQVGASTELEMKEKKARVEDALHATRAAVKEGIVPGGGVALLRCANAIQALKLQGDEAVGAQIVRRAAESPIRMLCANAGMEGAVVAAKVAAGSGSFGYNVATGAYEDLVHAGVVDPTMVTRLALQNAASIAGLLLTIECMITELPADSHAGVGLAVGGSRP from the coding sequence ATGCCCGCTAAACAAATCCTTTTCGACGAGACCGCACGTCGCGGCCTTCTCCGCGGAATCGAACAGCTCGCCCGCGCCGTCCGGGTCACGCTGGGTCCGCGCGGTCGCACCGTGGTCATCGACAAAAACTTCGGGGCCCCGACCGTCACCAAGGACGGCGTGACCGTCGCCAACGAGATCGAGCTACCCGACGCGTGCGAAAACGTCGGCGCCCAGATGGTGAAGGAAGTCGCCGCGAAAACGTCCGAGGTCGCCGGCGATGGTACCACGACGGCGACCGTGCTGGCCGAAGCGATCTACAAGGAGGGGCTGAAGAGCGTCACCGCCGGTTCCAATCCCATCTTTCTCAAACGGGGCATCGATCTCGCCGTCGAAGCCGCTGTCGCCGAGCTGGCGCGGATTGCGAAGAAGGTGAGCGACCGCGAGGAGATTCGCCAGGTCGCCAGCATCTCCGCCAACACGGACGAGACCGTCGGCAACATCATTGCGGACGCGATGGACAAGGTCGGGAAGGACGGCACCATCACGGTCGAAGAAGGCAAATCGATCGAGACCACGCTCGAGGTGGTCGAGGGGATGCAATTCGACAAGGGCTATCTGTCCGCCTACTTCGCCACCGATCCGGACACGATGGAAGCGGTGCTGGAGGATGCCTATGTTCTCGCCCACGAGAAGAAGATCACCCACCTCCAGGATCTGTTGCCGCTGCTCCAGGCCGTGGCGAAAACCGGCCGTCCTTTGCTGATCATCGCCGAAGACGTGGAGGGCGAAGCGCTCTCGACGCTCGTGATCAACCGCATGCGCGGCAGCCTCAAGGTGTGCGCCGTGAAAGCGCCCGGCTTCGGCGACCGCCGCCGCGCGATGCTGGAAGACATTGCCATCGTCACAGGCGGCCAATGCATCACCGAAGAACTCGGACTGCGGCTCGCCGACCTGACCCTCGCCGGCTTGGGCCGCGCCAAGCGGATCGTCGTCACCAAGGACGACACCACCATCCTGTCGGGCGGCGGGAAGACCGCCGGAGTCCGCGCCCGCCTGAAACAGCTCCGCCGGGAAATCGAGGAGACGACGTCTGACTACGAGCGGGAGAAGCTGCAGGAACGGCTCGCCAAGCTTGCCGGTGGCATCGCCGTGATTCAGGTCGGCGCGTCGACGGAGCTTGAAATGAAAGAGAAGAAAGCGCGGGTCGAGGACGCCCTGCATGCCACGCGGGCCGCCGTCAAAGAGGGCATTGTTCCCGGGGGTGGAGTCGCGCTGCTGCGATGCGCGAACGCAATCCAGGCGCTGAAGCTCCAGGGCGACGAAGCGGTCGGTGCGCAGATTGTCCGCCGCGCGGCAGAGTCGCCCATCCGCATGCTGTGCGCCAACGCGGGCATGGAAGGTGCGGTGGTCGCGGCGAAAGTTGCCGCGGGCTCGGGCAGCTTCGGCTACAACGTCGCGACGGGGGCCTACGAGGATCTGGTCCACGCCGGCGTAGTTGATCCTACGATGGTCACGCGCCTGGCGCTGCAGAACGCCGCATCGATCGCCGGCCTGCTGCTCACCATTGAATGCATGATCACTGAGCTACCTGCTGACTCGCACGCAGGGGTTGGCCTCGCGGTGGGAGGTTCGCGCCCGTGA
- a CDS encoding ATPase domain-containing protein yields the protein MKKRADRSSRTVPTKPRPAGKVAIRQLPTGVRGLDEILGGGLPEYSFNLIAGTPGCGKTTLAHQIAFANATAERPALYFTVLGEPALKMLRYQQQYSFFDETKMGTAIRFINLSEVLLEQDLDGVLKEITQQVVAANPGVVVVDSFRTVLRKIPAHDGAEMELQAFVQRLAMLLTSFQATTFLVGEYTEGEMRDNPVFTVADGLLWLSQIVERNSVVRKLQVIKLRGQASVPGLHTFRIGSYGLQAFSRTMGLVGAKGKRSGNRRLSVGVVELDTLMGGGILEGDSVLIAGPSGTGKSVLATQFIDTGLQAGEAGIIVVFEERPAGYARRAASLGLNFQPALDAGTLEILYLRPLDLSVDETMQEILDAVKRTGAQRLVIDSLVGFEMALAPGFRADFRESLYRMIAALTGAGVTVLSTVEIEDSFTSFQFSHYAISFLTDDIIRLRYVEIDGQLRKILAVVKMRGGNHSKDIREYVISETGLLLVSPRHTDYTGLTGGLPQRVGARKEQAPEPKASR from the coding sequence ATGAAGAAAAGAGCTGACCGCAGTTCCCGCACGGTGCCCACCAAACCTCGTCCCGCGGGCAAAGTCGCCATTCGGCAGCTGCCCACCGGCGTGCGCGGACTCGACGAGATTCTCGGCGGCGGACTGCCGGAGTATTCGTTCAACCTGATTGCCGGCACGCCGGGCTGCGGGAAAACGACGCTCGCGCATCAGATCGCCTTCGCCAACGCGACGGCGGAGCGGCCGGCGCTCTATTTCACCGTGCTCGGCGAACCCGCGCTCAAGATGCTGCGCTACCAGCAGCAGTACTCGTTCTTCGACGAGACGAAGATGGGGACGGCGATCCGCTTCATCAACCTGAGCGAGGTGCTGCTCGAACAGGATCTCGACGGCGTGTTGAAGGAGATCACCCAGCAGGTGGTGGCGGCCAACCCCGGCGTGGTCGTGGTGGATTCGTTTCGTACGGTGTTGCGCAAAATCCCGGCGCACGACGGGGCCGAAATGGAGCTGCAGGCGTTCGTGCAGCGGCTCGCGATGTTGCTGACGAGTTTCCAGGCGACCACGTTCCTGGTGGGCGAATACACGGAGGGAGAGATGCGCGACAACCCGGTCTTCACGGTGGCGGACGGGCTGCTGTGGCTGTCCCAGATCGTCGAGCGGAACTCCGTGGTGCGAAAGCTCCAGGTCATCAAGCTGCGCGGCCAGGCGTCGGTGCCGGGCCTGCACACGTTTCGGATCGGGAGTTACGGGCTGCAGGCGTTTTCGCGGACGATGGGCTTGGTCGGGGCCAAGGGGAAACGCTCGGGCAACCGGCGGCTCTCGGTGGGTGTGGTCGAATTGGACACGCTGATGGGCGGCGGCATCCTCGAAGGTGACAGCGTGCTGATCGCCGGTCCGTCGGGCACGGGGAAGTCGGTGCTGGCGACCCAGTTCATCGACACGGGCCTGCAGGCTGGCGAGGCGGGCATCATCGTGGTGTTCGAGGAGCGCCCGGCCGGGTACGCGCGCCGCGCGGCCAGCCTGGGCCTGAATTTCCAGCCGGCGCTCGACGCCGGCACCCTCGAAATTCTTTACCTGCGGCCGCTGGACCTGTCGGTGGACGAGACGATGCAGGAGATCCTGGACGCCGTGAAGCGGACGGGAGCGCAGCGACTGGTCATCGACTCGCTCGTCGGCTTCGAGATGGCGCTGGCGCCCGGCTTCCGTGCCGATTTTCGCGAGTCGCTCTACCGGATGATCGCGGCGCTCACGGGCGCTGGCGTCACCGTCCTGAGTACCGTGGAGATCGAGGACTCGTTCACCTCGTTCCAATTCAGCCATTACGCCATTTCGTTCCTGACCGACGACATCATCCGCCTGCGGTACGTCGAGATTGACGGACAGCTCAGGAAGATTCTCGCCGTGGTGAAGATGCGCGGTGGCAATCACAGCAAGGACATTCGCGAGTACGTCATCAGCGAAACGGGCCTGCTGCTCGTGAGCCCCCGGCACACCGATTACACGGGTCTGACCGGAGGTTTGCCACAGCGAGTGGGAGCGCGAAAAGAGCAGGCTCCGGAACCGAAGGCCAGCCGCTGA
- a CDS encoding PAS domain-containing hybrid sensor histidine kinase/response regulator, producing the protein MEPTTSPTSAGQACAPPSLAAPVIEYAPLAMVEVEGPDHVVCFVNAAFCRLLQARRGDLIGKRFAEIVRNGDQCVPLLDRVYRTGECETHVELDHAAPTPVYWLYAMWPALGPGARPERVVIQLTKAPDSHPTLSAMNEALLISGLRQHDLREAAEKLNANLAAEVAERQRTAAALSAANAELKLAQLAAERASQAKDGFFAALSHELRTPLTPVLITAASLREDPRFPADVREELAMIERNIALEARLIDDLLDVTRIAHGKLQLRLQSCDVAILIGYAVEIVQPDARHKNIAVECNFAARAGDLIGDPARLQQVIWNLLRNAVRFTPSGGKISIATRDDTGPAGQDCLRIEVSDTGIGIDPSCLDRIFVPFDQGGGTGNTATGGLGLGLSIAQAVVAMHGGRIAAHSAGLNRGSTFVVELPRNHTFTEPASGSVAANHRLPAPAGAVGPATRLRLLLVEDHAATLNAVSRLLRRDGHTIVAVGTAAEAVKAAEVGEFDCVVSDIGLPDGSGLELMKTLRARHGLRGIALSGYGREADLIQAREAGCVAHLTKPVAIAELRATIASIQACEK; encoded by the coding sequence ATGGAACCGACGACCTCCCCCACGAGCGCTGGTCAGGCGTGCGCGCCACCCAGCCTGGCCGCACCGGTGATCGAGTATGCCCCCTTGGCGATGGTTGAGGTCGAGGGGCCGGACCACGTCGTGTGCTTCGTCAATGCGGCGTTTTGCCGGCTGTTGCAGGCGCGCCGGGGCGACCTCATCGGGAAACGCTTTGCGGAGATCGTGCGCAACGGCGATCAGTGTGTGCCGCTGCTCGACCGGGTGTACCGAACGGGTGAATGCGAGACCCACGTTGAGCTGGATCACGCCGCGCCCACGCCCGTTTACTGGCTCTATGCGATGTGGCCGGCGCTGGGGCCGGGGGCGCGCCCGGAACGCGTGGTCATCCAGCTGACGAAGGCGCCTGATTCCCATCCGACCCTGTCGGCGATGAACGAGGCCCTGCTGATCAGCGGGCTGCGGCAGCACGATCTCCGGGAGGCCGCGGAGAAGCTGAATGCGAATCTGGCGGCCGAGGTGGCGGAACGCCAGCGGACCGCGGCTGCCTTGAGCGCCGCGAATGCGGAGCTGAAGCTCGCCCAACTGGCCGCCGAGCGGGCCAGCCAGGCCAAGGACGGTTTCTTTGCGGCCCTCTCGCACGAACTGCGGACCCCGCTGACGCCGGTTCTCATCACCGCGGCCTCGCTGCGGGAGGACCCACGGTTCCCCGCCGACGTGCGGGAGGAACTCGCCATGATCGAGCGGAACATCGCGCTGGAGGCCCGGCTGATCGACGATCTGCTCGACGTGACCCGGATCGCGCATGGCAAGCTGCAACTGCGCCTCCAATCCTGTGATGTCGCGATCTTGATTGGTTATGCCGTTGAGATCGTGCAGCCCGATGCGCGGCACAAGAACATCGCGGTCGAGTGCAACTTCGCGGCGCGCGCCGGCGACCTGATCGGCGATCCGGCGAGGCTTCAGCAGGTCATCTGGAATCTGCTGCGCAACGCCGTCCGCTTCACCCCGTCCGGCGGCAAAATCTCGATCGCGACGCGCGACGACACCGGACCGGCCGGACAGGATTGCCTGCGGATTGAGGTCAGCGACACCGGGATCGGCATCGATCCGTCGTGCCTTGATCGGATCTTCGTGCCGTTCGACCAAGGCGGCGGGACGGGGAATACGGCCACCGGCGGACTCGGACTGGGGCTTTCGATTGCCCAGGCCGTCGTGGCCATGCACGGCGGTCGGATCGCGGCTCACAGCGCCGGGCTGAATCGCGGCTCGACCTTCGTGGTCGAACTCCCGCGGAATCACACCTTCACCGAACCGGCGTCCGGTTCGGTTGCGGCGAACCATCGTCTTCCGGCTCCGGCTGGGGCGGTCGGGCCGGCCACGCGGCTGCGCCTGCTGTTGGTGGAAGATCACGCGGCCACCCTCAACGCGGTCTCGCGGCTGCTGCGGCGGGACGGACACACCATCGTGGCGGTCGGCACGGCGGCCGAGGCCGTGAAGGCGGCTGAAGTGGGGGAGTTCGACTGCGTGGTGTCAGATATCGGACTGCCGGATGGGAGCGGGCTCGAGTTGATGAAAACCCTCCGTGCGCGTCACGGTCTGCGGGGGATTGCGCTGAGTGGCTACGGCAGGGAGGCGGACTTGATCCAGGCGCGCGAGGCGGGCTGTGTCGCCCATCTGACCAAGCCTGTGGCGATCGCCGAACTGCGCGCGACGATCGCGTCCATTCAAGCCTGCGAGAAATGA
- a CDS encoding glycosyltransferase: MPSSLSPDGTAPVRAPFLARKVAFIGTYLPRKCGIATFTHDLRHAVALQRGESACLVIAMNDAAGPYAYPPAVVCEISEQDLASYERAAEYLNHRDVDVVCVQHEFGIFGGSAGGHLLTLLRALKMPIVTTLHTVLRDPGPEQRRVMDALIKVSDRLVVMTERGRTFLRERYAAPAEKIDLIAHGIHDVPLEEPDRYKELFAVEGRLVLLTFGLLSPNKGIEHVLNALPVIIAEFPQVVYLVLGATHPNLLRHQGEAYRLGLERLAKKNGVEQHVIFYNRFVDLPELKEFIGAADVYVTPYLNEQQIVSGTLAYAFGAGKAVISTPYWHAAELLADGRGVLVPFADAPAIARSVCDLLRDEPARLELRRRAHLLGREMIWSRAAEHYGESFERARAQHAAKHRQAFLLRTLAQEPMQLPAFKPDHVLRMSDSTGMLQHALFSVPNFAHGYCTDDNARALMLTLLWESLGQSTPAIESLATSYTAFLAHGLHPGTRRFRNFMSYDRRWLEDVGSEDSHGRALWALGVCAGHARDRSLQLLAGQLFEAALPAVVDLVHPRTWAFALLGIHAYLQRQPGDSRAGEIRAVLVDRLMTRFAEHARGDWFWLADDATYDNARVAHALILSGGAMAQKAVQETGLRALGWLMRIQTATNGHFQPIGSDGFFHRDRPRAFFDQQPIEVQATVAACIGAFHATADRSWLRQAHRVFEWFLGRNDLGLMLYDAKTGGCRDALHADRVNENQGAESTLAFHLALAELQLTHNDLTDFEPSTAVAAGAA; the protein is encoded by the coding sequence CTGCCCTCTTCTCTCTCGCCGGACGGCACCGCCCCTGTGAGGGCTCCGTTTCTGGCGCGGAAAGTCGCCTTCATCGGCACCTACCTCCCGCGGAAATGCGGGATCGCGACGTTCACGCACGACCTGCGACACGCCGTCGCGCTGCAACGCGGCGAGTCAGCCTGCCTGGTCATCGCGATGAACGACGCCGCCGGGCCGTACGCATATCCGCCGGCCGTCGTGTGCGAGATCAGCGAACAGGACCTCGCGAGTTACGAGCGCGCCGCGGAGTATCTGAATCACCGCGACGTCGATGTCGTGTGCGTGCAACACGAGTTCGGCATCTTTGGCGGCAGCGCGGGCGGACACCTGCTGACACTGCTCCGAGCGCTGAAGATGCCGATCGTCACCACGCTGCACACGGTTTTGCGCGATCCCGGCCCCGAGCAGCGGCGGGTGATGGACGCGTTGATCAAGGTTTCCGATCGGCTCGTGGTGATGACGGAGCGCGGGCGCACGTTCCTGCGGGAAAGGTACGCGGCGCCGGCCGAGAAGATCGATCTCATCGCGCACGGGATTCATGACGTGCCGCTCGAGGAACCCGATCGCTACAAGGAGCTGTTCGCGGTGGAGGGGCGGCTGGTGTTGCTCACGTTTGGATTGTTGTCGCCCAACAAGGGCATTGAACACGTGCTCAACGCCCTGCCGGTGATCATCGCCGAGTTTCCGCAGGTCGTCTATCTGGTCCTCGGCGCGACGCATCCGAATCTGCTGCGCCATCAGGGCGAGGCCTACCGGCTCGGCCTGGAACGGCTGGCGAAGAAAAACGGCGTCGAGCAGCACGTGATCTTCTACAACCGGTTTGTCGATCTGCCGGAGCTGAAGGAGTTCATTGGCGCGGCGGATGTGTACGTCACGCCCTACCTGAACGAGCAGCAGATCGTGTCCGGCACGCTGGCGTATGCCTTCGGGGCGGGCAAGGCGGTGATCTCGACGCCGTACTGGCATGCGGCGGAGCTCCTCGCCGACGGCCGCGGCGTGCTGGTGCCGTTCGCCGACGCGCCAGCCATCGCCCGGAGCGTTTGCGACCTGCTGCGCGACGAGCCCGCGCGACTGGAGCTGCGGCGACGCGCCCACCTGCTGGGCCGCGAGATGATCTGGAGCCGGGCGGCCGAGCACTACGGGGAGAGCTTCGAGCGGGCCCGGGCGCAGCACGCGGCAAAGCACCGGCAGGCCTTCCTGCTGCGCACGCTCGCGCAGGAACCGATGCAGTTGCCCGCCTTCAAGCCCGACCATGTGCTGAGGATGAGCGATTCGACCGGCATGCTGCAGCACGCCCTTTTCTCCGTGCCCAACTTCGCGCACGGGTATTGCACGGATGACAATGCGCGCGCGCTCATGCTGACGCTGCTGTGGGAGTCACTCGGGCAATCGACGCCGGCCATTGAGTCACTGGCGACGAGCTACACGGCCTTTCTCGCGCACGGGCTGCATCCGGGCACTCGACGATTTCGCAATTTCATGAGTTACGACCGGCGCTGGCTCGAAGACGTGGGCTCGGAAGACTCCCATGGGCGGGCGCTCTGGGCGCTGGGCGTGTGTGCCGGGCACGCGCGCGATCGCAGCCTGCAGCTCCTGGCCGGGCAGCTCTTTGAGGCGGCGCTGCCGGCCGTGGTGGATCTGGTGCATCCGCGCACGTGGGCGTTTGCTCTGCTCGGAATCCACGCCTACCTGCAACGCCAGCCGGGCGACAGCCGCGCGGGCGAGATTCGAGCGGTGCTGGTCGACCGGCTGATGACGCGGTTTGCCGAGCACGCCCGGGGCGACTGGTTCTGGCTGGCGGATGATGCCACGTATGACAATGCGCGCGTCGCGCATGCGCTCATCCTCAGCGGCGGCGCGATGGCACAAAAAGCGGTGCAGGAAACCGGTCTGCGCGCCCTGGGCTGGCTGATGCGAATCCAGACGGCGACCAACGGCCATTTTCAGCCGATCGGTTCGGACGGCTTCTTTCATCGCGACCGCCCGCGGGCGTTCTTCGACCAGCAGCCGATCGAGGTCCAGGCCACGGTCGCGGCCTGCATTGGCGCGTTTCATGCCACGGCGGATCGCTCGTGGCTCCGGCAGGCTCACCGCGTGTTCGAATGGTTTCTCGGTCGCAACGATCTCGGCTTGATGCTCTACGACGCCAAGACCGGCGGTTGTCGCGACGCGTTGCATGCGGACCGGGTGAATGAAAATCAGGGGGCCGAATCGACCCTGGCGTTTCATCTCGCCCTGGCCGAGCTGCAGCTCACGCACAACGATCTGACCGATTTTGAGCCGTCCACGGCCGTCGCGGCCGGCGCGGCGTGA
- a CDS encoding glycoside hydrolase family 130 protein, with the protein MLASLVKRTDIFLNPDCARVLIRPFTPASEQRIGRIIAHLQALPEAEIEALLGQVLTEFSGRHKKTRELFLARFEFVRRYLATDREPSEAQRLVIGSYFTHEYSLEAAALFNPSIVPHPDQTELPPGALRFVLSLRATGEGHVSSITFRTGVVDADHQICINPPTRFVTEPPLVDDTAYPRSRFEQQLAELGLAGEFTRRALAVLGETFTLAELRAAVAQVQDQMDATDRAASEVAGRAMITHALSNYQVRFPAGQRMSERVIFPRSPSQSNGIEDARFVQFQNDDGTRTYFATFTAYDGRATHPQLLETPDFLDFTVTTLSGAAVQNKGMALFPRKLGGRYAMLSRQDNENIFLMFSADRHFWRSATLLLKPMFPWEFVQLGNCGSPIETEQGWLLLTHGVGAMRKYSIGAVLLDRHDPTKVLGRLREPLITPTEDEREGYVPNVVYSCGALLHGRELIVPYAVSDFATRFATVSLDAVLARMA; encoded by the coding sequence ATGCTGGCTTCGCTCGTCAAGCGCACGGACATCTTCCTCAATCCCGATTGCGCGCGCGTGCTGATCCGGCCGTTTACGCCCGCGAGCGAGCAGCGGATCGGGCGGATCATCGCCCATCTGCAGGCACTCCCGGAAGCCGAGATCGAGGCGCTGCTCGGCCAGGTGCTCACCGAGTTCTCCGGTCGGCACAAGAAAACCCGGGAGCTCTTTCTCGCGCGCTTCGAGTTCGTCCGCCGCTACCTGGCGACCGACCGCGAACCCTCCGAGGCGCAGCGCCTGGTGATCGGCTCGTACTTCACGCATGAGTATTCGCTCGAGGCGGCGGCGCTGTTCAACCCGTCGATCGTGCCGCATCCGGATCAGACCGAACTGCCGCCGGGGGCGCTGCGCTTTGTGCTGAGCCTGCGCGCCACCGGCGAGGGACACGTCTCGTCGATCACGTTTCGCACCGGCGTGGTCGACGCGGATCACCAGATCTGCATTAACCCGCCGACGCGTTTCGTCACGGAGCCCCCGTTGGTCGACGACACGGCGTATCCCAGGAGCCGGTTCGAGCAACAGCTCGCGGAACTCGGACTCGCCGGCGAGTTCACGCGGCGAGCGCTGGCGGTGCTCGGCGAGACGTTTACGCTCGCGGAGCTGCGCGCCGCCGTGGCGCAGGTGCAGGATCAGATGGACGCGACCGATCGCGCGGCGAGCGAGGTGGCGGGCCGTGCGATGATCACGCACGCGCTCTCGAACTATCAGGTGCGGTTCCCGGCCGGGCAACGCATGTCGGAACGCGTGATCTTTCCGCGCTCGCCGAGTCAGAGCAACGGCATCGAGGATGCGCGGTTCGTGCAGTTTCAGAACGACGACGGCACGCGAACGTACTTTGCGACCTTCACGGCCTACGACGGTCGGGCCACGCACCCGCAGCTCCTCGAGACGCCCGACTTTCTCGATTTTACCGTCACCACGCTGAGCGGCGCCGCGGTGCAGAACAAGGGCATGGCGCTTTTCCCACGCAAGCTGGGCGGCCGTTACGCGATGCTGTCGCGGCAGGACAACGAAAACATCTTTCTGATGTTTTCCGCCGACCGCCACTTCTGGCGATCGGCGACGCTGCTCCTGAAGCCGATGTTTCCCTGGGAGTTCGTGCAGCTCGGCAACTGCGGTTCGCCGATCGAAACCGAGCAGGGCTGGCTGCTGTTGACCCATGGCGTCGGGGCCATGCGCAAGTATTCCATCGGTGCCGTGCTGCTCGATCGGCACGATCCCACGAAGGTACTTGGCCGGCTCCGCGAACCGCTCATCACGCCGACTGAGGACGAACGCGAGGGCTACGTGCCCAACGTCGTGTATTCCTGCGGCGCCCTGCTGCACGGGCGGGAGCTGATTGTTCCGTATGCCGTGTCGGATTTTGCGACGCGTTTCGCCACGGTCTCGCTCGATGCCGTGCTCGCGCGAATGGCGTAG
- a CDS encoding sensor histidine kinase: MNTQKTRKLSRYLAALRSHLRRRHARRGRPTPGIGREFASAGLKALDLARMHEASLMALAATHDFGDSRNGLMKRAGNFFADALLPIMDQHRGTGASFQRLQQRAETLRLHAAALAEGNRQLNREVKRRKAGEAAVEKAKEHYRCLFLESEVMQKKLQRLTRQILSAQEDERREISRELHGEVVQTLVGINVQLATLGKAASLGIRGLKAKIDLTQRLVARSVNAVHQFARELRPAVLDDLGLIPALHASMKTMAARRNLKVRLTASAAVEALDAPLRTVLYRVAQEALTNVTRHARARHVDLTIVEVAGGIRLDVHDDGKGFAVQKTLSSRANRRLGLLGMRERVEMVGGTLTIESSPGRGTTVRAEVPFNPKEGA, translated from the coding sequence ATGAACACTCAAAAGACACGGAAACTTTCACGCTACCTGGCGGCGCTGCGCAGCCATCTGCGGCGCCGTCATGCGCGCAGGGGAAGGCCGACGCCTGGGATTGGCCGCGAGTTCGCGAGCGCGGGCTTGAAGGCGCTCGACTTGGCCAGAATGCACGAAGCGTCGCTGATGGCGCTGGCGGCGACGCATGATTTCGGCGACAGCCGCAACGGCTTGATGAAGCGGGCCGGGAATTTCTTTGCCGACGCGCTGCTCCCGATCATGGACCAGCATCGCGGTACCGGGGCTTCCTTCCAGCGCCTGCAGCAGCGCGCCGAGACCCTGCGCCTGCACGCGGCCGCGCTCGCCGAAGGCAATCGCCAGCTGAACCGCGAAGTGAAGCGCCGCAAAGCCGGGGAGGCCGCGGTTGAAAAGGCCAAGGAGCACTACCGTTGCCTCTTCCTGGAATCGGAGGTCATGCAGAAGAAGCTCCAGCGCCTGACTCGCCAGATACTATCCGCGCAGGAAGACGAACGCCGCGAGATCAGTCGGGAGCTGCATGGCGAGGTGGTCCAGACGCTGGTGGGGATAAACGTTCAGCTGGCGACCCTGGGCAAGGCGGCTTCGCTCGGCATCCGGGGCTTGAAGGCGAAGATCGATCTGACGCAACGGCTGGTGGCAAGATCCGTCAACGCCGTGCACCAGTTCGCGCGCGAGTTGCGCCCCGCCGTACTCGATGATCTCGGGCTCATTCCGGCGCTGCACGCGTCCATGAAGACCATGGCCGCACGGAGGAATCTGAAGGTCCGGCTGACGGCGTCGGCGGCGGTGGAGGCGCTGGACGCGCCGCTGCGCACGGTGCTGTACCGCGTGGCGCAGGAGGCGCTCACCAATGTCACGCGGCACGCGCGGGCCCGCCATGTCGACCTGACCATCGTCGAGGTGGCCGGTGGCATCCGCCTGGACGTGCACGACGACGGAAAAGGCTTCGCGGTGCAGAAGACTCTGTCGTCCCGTGCGAACCGGCGGCTGGGGTTGCTGGGCATGAGAGAGCGGGTGGAAATGGTAGGCGGAACGCTCACGATCGAATCCTCCCCCGGCCGCGGTACGACCGTGCGCGCGGAGGTGCCGTTCAACCCGAAGGAGGGCGCATGA